From a single Peromyscus maniculatus bairdii isolate BWxNUB_F1_BW_parent chromosome 4, HU_Pman_BW_mat_3.1, whole genome shotgun sequence genomic region:
- the Nr1h3 gene encoding oxysterols receptor LXR-alpha isoform X4: MELGRSAGKRDSLDSATELWKAETQDARAQGGSSCIVREEARMAQSAGSALRMGLEAAEPTALLPRAETFTEPTELRPPKRKKGPAPKMLGNELCSVCGDKASGFHYNVLSCEGCKGFFRRSVIKGARYACHSGGHCPMDTYMRRKCQECRLRKCLQAGMREECVLSEEQIRLKKLKRQEEEQTQATSVSPRVSSAPQVLPQLSPEQLGMIEKLVAAQQQCNRRSFSDRLRVTPWPIAPDPQSREARQQRFAHFTELAIVSVQEIVDFAKQLPGFLQLSREDQIALLKTSAIEVMLLETSRRYNPGSESITFLKDFSYNREDFAKAGLQVEFINPIFEFSRAMNELQLNDAEFALLIAISIFSADRPNVQDQLQVERLQHTYVEALHAYVSINHPHDRLMFPRMLMKLVSLRTLSSVHSEQVFALRLQDKKLPPLLSEIWDVHE; the protein is encoded by the exons atGGAACTGGGCCGGTCTGCGGGGAAACGCGACAGTCTTG ACTCGGCAACGGAACTGTGGAAGGCAGAAACCCAAGATGCAAGAGCCCAGGGAGGGAGCAGCTGCATCGTCAGGGAGGAAGCTAGGATGGCCCAGTCTGCTGGAAGTGCTTTGAGGATGGGGTTGGAGGCTGCAGAGCCCACAGCCCTGCTCCCCAGAGCCGAGACCTTTACAGAACCCACAG AGCTCCGTCCACCAAAGCGGAAAAAGGGGCCAGCCCCCAAAATGCTGGGGAACGAGCTGTGCAGTGTATGCGGGgacaaggcctctggcttccattACAATGTGCTGAGCTGCGAGGGCTGCAAGGGATTCTTCCGCCGCAGTGTCATCAAGGGCGCGCGATATGCTTGCCACAGCGGTGGCCACTGCCCCATGGACACCTACATGCGGAGGAAATGCCAGGAGTGTCGGCTGCGCAAATGCCTCCAGGCGGGCATGCGGGAGGAGT GTGTCTTGTCAGAAGAACAGATCCGCTTGAAGAAACTGAAGCGGCAAGAAGAAGAGCAGACTCAAGCCACGTCAGTGTCCCCCAGGGTTTCCTCAGCTCCCCAGGTCCTGCCACAGCTCAGCCCGGAGCAACTGGGCATGATTGAGAAGCTGGTTGCCGCCCAGCAACAGTGTAACAGACGCTCCTTTTCTGACCGACTGCGAGTCACG CCTTGGCCCATCGCACCTGACCCTCAGAGCCGGGAAGCCCGACAACAGCGCTTTGCCCATTTCACTGAGCTGGCCATCGTGTCTGTGCAGGAGATCGTTGACTTTGCCAAACAGCTCCCTGGCTTCCTGCAGCTCAGCAGGGAGGACCAGATCGCCTTGCTGAAGACCTCTGCGATTGAG GTGATGCTTCTGGAGACGTCACGGAGGTACAACCCTGGGAGCGAGAGCATCACCTTCCTCAAGGACTTCAGTTACAACCGGGAAGACTTTGCCAAAGCAG GGCTTCAGGTGGAGTTCATCAATCCCATCTTCGAGTTCTCCAGAGCCATGAACGAACTGCAGCTCAACGATGCCGAGTTTGCCTTGCTCATCGCCATCAGCATCTTCTCTGCAG ACCGGCCCAACGTGCAGGACCAGCTCCAGGTAGAGAGGCTGCAACACACGTATGTGGAGGCCCTGCATGCCTATGTCTCCATCAACCACCCCCAC gaCCGACTGATGTTCCCACGGATGCTAATGAAGTTGGTGAGCCTCCGGACATTGAGCAGCGTCCATTCAGAGCAAGTGTTTGCGCTCCGCCTGCAGGACAAAAAGCTTCCCCCGCTGCTGTCTGAGATCTGGGATGTCCACGAATGA
- the Acp2 gene encoding lysosomal acid phosphatase, whose translation MLQHWELGQALRQRYQGFLNTSYHRQEVYVRSTDFDRTLMSAQANLAGLFPPSEAQRFNPNISWQPIPVHTVPITEDRLLKFPLGPCPRYEQLQNETRQTPEYQNRTIQNAQFLDMVANETGLTNLTLETIWNVYDTLFCEQTHGLLLPPWASPQTVHRLSQLKDFSFLFLFGIHEQVQKARLQGGVLLAQILKNLTLMATTSQFPKLLVYSAHDTTLVALQMALNVYNGKQAPYASCHIFELYQEDDGNFSVEMYFRNDSKKAPWPLILPGCPHRCPLQDFLRLTEPVIPKDWQKECQLTTDTADTEVIVALAVCGSILFLLIVLLLTVLFRMQAQPPGYHHVADREDHA comes from the exons ATGCTGCAGCACTGGGAGCTAGGCCAGGCTCTGAGGCAGCGCTACCAAGGCTTTCTGAACACCTCTTACCACCGGCAAGAG GTTTACGTGCGAAGCACTGACTTTGACCGTACTCTCATGAGTGCTCAGGCCAACCTGGCTGGACTCTTCCCTCCCAGCGAGGCGCAGCGCTTCAACCCTAACATTTCGTGGCAGCCTATCCCTGTTCACACTGTGCCCATCACTGAAGACAGG TTGCTGAAGTTCCCGTTGGGCCCATGCCCCCGTTATGAACAGCTGCAGAATGAGACTCGGCAGACACCAGAGTATCAGAACAGGACTATTCAGAATGCA CAATTTCTGGACATGGTGGCCAATGAGACAGGGCTTACGAACCTGACCCTAGAGACCATCTGGAATGTTTATGACACACTCTTTTGTGAG CAAACACATGGGCTGCTCCTGCCGCCCTGGGCCTCACCCCAAACGGTGCACCGGCTGAGCCAGCTCAAGGAtttcagcttcctcttcctcttcggGATCCACGAGCAAGTACAGAAGGCCCGACTTCAGGGGG GAGTTCTTCTGGCTCAGATACTGAAGAACCTGACACTGATGGCAACCACCTCCCAATTCCCTAAGCTTCTGGTTTACTCCGCG CATGATACCACCCTGGTTGCTCTGCAAATGGCACTGAATGTCTACAACGGGAAACAAGCCCCCTATGCTTCCTGCCACATATTTGAACTGTATCAGGAAGACGATGG GAATTTCTCCGTGGAGATGTACTTTCGGAATGACAGTAAGAAGGCACCCTGGCCTCTGATCCTGCCTGGCTGCCCTCACCGCTGCCCACTACAGGACTTCCTCCGCCTCACAGAGCCTGTCATACCCAAGGACTGGCAGAAGGAGTGCCAGCTAACAACTGATACTGCAGACACAG AGGTGATTGTGGCCTTGGCTGTCTGTGGctccatcctcttccttctcataGTGTTGCTGCTCACAGTCCTCTTCCGGATGCAGGCCCAGCCTCCTGGCTACCACCATGTTGCAGACAGGGAAGACCATGCTTGA
- the Nr1h3 gene encoding oxysterols receptor LXR-alpha isoform X5 encodes MAQSAGSALRMGLEAAEPTALLPRAETFTEPTELRPPKRKKGPAPKMLGNELCSVCGDKASGFHYNVLSCEGCKGFFRRSVIKGARYACHSGGHCPMDTYMRRKCQECRLRKCLQAGMREECVLSEEQIRLKKLKRQEEEQTQATSVSPRVSSAPQVLPQLSPEQLGMIEKLVAAQQQCNRRSFSDRLRVTPWPIAPDPQSREARQQRFAHFTELAIVSVQEIVDFAKQLPGFLQLSREDQIALLKTSAIEVMLLETSRRYNPGSESITFLKDFSYNREDFAKAGLQVEFINPIFEFSRAMNELQLNDAEFALLIAISIFSADRPNVQDQLQVERLQHTYVEALHAYVSINHPHDRLMFPRMLMKLVSLRTLSSVHSEQVFALRLQDKKLPPLLSEIWDVHE; translated from the exons ATGGCCCAGTCTGCTGGAAGTGCTTTGAGGATGGGGTTGGAGGCTGCAGAGCCCACAGCCCTGCTCCCCAGAGCCGAGACCTTTACAGAACCCACAG AGCTCCGTCCACCAAAGCGGAAAAAGGGGCCAGCCCCCAAAATGCTGGGGAACGAGCTGTGCAGTGTATGCGGGgacaaggcctctggcttccattACAATGTGCTGAGCTGCGAGGGCTGCAAGGGATTCTTCCGCCGCAGTGTCATCAAGGGCGCGCGATATGCTTGCCACAGCGGTGGCCACTGCCCCATGGACACCTACATGCGGAGGAAATGCCAGGAGTGTCGGCTGCGCAAATGCCTCCAGGCGGGCATGCGGGAGGAGT GTGTCTTGTCAGAAGAACAGATCCGCTTGAAGAAACTGAAGCGGCAAGAAGAAGAGCAGACTCAAGCCACGTCAGTGTCCCCCAGGGTTTCCTCAGCTCCCCAGGTCCTGCCACAGCTCAGCCCGGAGCAACTGGGCATGATTGAGAAGCTGGTTGCCGCCCAGCAACAGTGTAACAGACGCTCCTTTTCTGACCGACTGCGAGTCACG CCTTGGCCCATCGCACCTGACCCTCAGAGCCGGGAAGCCCGACAACAGCGCTTTGCCCATTTCACTGAGCTGGCCATCGTGTCTGTGCAGGAGATCGTTGACTTTGCCAAACAGCTCCCTGGCTTCCTGCAGCTCAGCAGGGAGGACCAGATCGCCTTGCTGAAGACCTCTGCGATTGAG GTGATGCTTCTGGAGACGTCACGGAGGTACAACCCTGGGAGCGAGAGCATCACCTTCCTCAAGGACTTCAGTTACAACCGGGAAGACTTTGCCAAAGCAG GGCTTCAGGTGGAGTTCATCAATCCCATCTTCGAGTTCTCCAGAGCCATGAACGAACTGCAGCTCAACGATGCCGAGTTTGCCTTGCTCATCGCCATCAGCATCTTCTCTGCAG ACCGGCCCAACGTGCAGGACCAGCTCCAGGTAGAGAGGCTGCAACACACGTATGTGGAGGCCCTGCATGCCTATGTCTCCATCAACCACCCCCAC gaCCGACTGATGTTCCCACGGATGCTAATGAAGTTGGTGAGCCTCCGGACATTGAGCAGCGTCCATTCAGAGCAAGTGTTTGCGCTCCGCCTGCAGGACAAAAAGCTTCCCCCGCTGCTGTCTGAGATCTGGGATGTCCACGAATGA
- the Nr1h3 gene encoding oxysterols receptor LXR-alpha isoform X2, translating to MTPSPITKVTKRRLRAWVGGITVRHMPRRNWRRAAWLQPDCLPAITVVGCAAKGPERLGRYLLQTPGCIHSATELWKAETQDARAQGGSSCIVREEARMAQSAGSALRMGLEAAEPTALLPRAETFTEPTELRPPKRKKGPAPKMLGNELCSVCGDKASGFHYNVLSCEGCKGFFRRSVIKGARYACHSGGHCPMDTYMRRKCQECRLRKCLQAGMREECVLSEEQIRLKKLKRQEEEQTQATSVSPRVSSAPQVLPQLSPEQLGMIEKLVAAQQQCNRRSFSDRLRVTPWPIAPDPQSREARQQRFAHFTELAIVSVQEIVDFAKQLPGFLQLSREDQIALLKTSAIEVMLLETSRRYNPGSESITFLKDFSYNREDFAKAGLQVEFINPIFEFSRAMNELQLNDAEFALLIAISIFSADRPNVQDQLQVERLQHTYVEALHAYVSINHPHDRLMFPRMLMKLVSLRTLSSVHSEQVFALRLQDKKLPPLLSEIWDVHE from the exons ATGACTCCGTCACCCATTACCAAGGTAACAAAGCGCAGACTCCGGGCTTGGGTGGGTGGCATCACCGTTAGGCACATGCCAAGAAGAAACTGGAGAAGAGCTGCCTGGCTCCAACCCGACTGTCTGCCCGCCATCACCGTTGTTGGCTGTGCAGCAAAGGGGCCGGAACGCCTTGGGCGGTACCTGCTGCAGACGCCCGGATGCATTC ACTCGGCAACGGAACTGTGGAAGGCAGAAACCCAAGATGCAAGAGCCCAGGGAGGGAGCAGCTGCATCGTCAGGGAGGAAGCTAGGATGGCCCAGTCTGCTGGAAGTGCTTTGAGGATGGGGTTGGAGGCTGCAGAGCCCACAGCCCTGCTCCCCAGAGCCGAGACCTTTACAGAACCCACAG AGCTCCGTCCACCAAAGCGGAAAAAGGGGCCAGCCCCCAAAATGCTGGGGAACGAGCTGTGCAGTGTATGCGGGgacaaggcctctggcttccattACAATGTGCTGAGCTGCGAGGGCTGCAAGGGATTCTTCCGCCGCAGTGTCATCAAGGGCGCGCGATATGCTTGCCACAGCGGTGGCCACTGCCCCATGGACACCTACATGCGGAGGAAATGCCAGGAGTGTCGGCTGCGCAAATGCCTCCAGGCGGGCATGCGGGAGGAGT GTGTCTTGTCAGAAGAACAGATCCGCTTGAAGAAACTGAAGCGGCAAGAAGAAGAGCAGACTCAAGCCACGTCAGTGTCCCCCAGGGTTTCCTCAGCTCCCCAGGTCCTGCCACAGCTCAGCCCGGAGCAACTGGGCATGATTGAGAAGCTGGTTGCCGCCCAGCAACAGTGTAACAGACGCTCCTTTTCTGACCGACTGCGAGTCACG CCTTGGCCCATCGCACCTGACCCTCAGAGCCGGGAAGCCCGACAACAGCGCTTTGCCCATTTCACTGAGCTGGCCATCGTGTCTGTGCAGGAGATCGTTGACTTTGCCAAACAGCTCCCTGGCTTCCTGCAGCTCAGCAGGGAGGACCAGATCGCCTTGCTGAAGACCTCTGCGATTGAG GTGATGCTTCTGGAGACGTCACGGAGGTACAACCCTGGGAGCGAGAGCATCACCTTCCTCAAGGACTTCAGTTACAACCGGGAAGACTTTGCCAAAGCAG GGCTTCAGGTGGAGTTCATCAATCCCATCTTCGAGTTCTCCAGAGCCATGAACGAACTGCAGCTCAACGATGCCGAGTTTGCCTTGCTCATCGCCATCAGCATCTTCTCTGCAG ACCGGCCCAACGTGCAGGACCAGCTCCAGGTAGAGAGGCTGCAACACACGTATGTGGAGGCCCTGCATGCCTATGTCTCCATCAACCACCCCCAC gaCCGACTGATGTTCCCACGGATGCTAATGAAGTTGGTGAGCCTCCGGACATTGAGCAGCGTCCATTCAGAGCAAGTGTTTGCGCTCCGCCTGCAGGACAAAAAGCTTCCCCCGCTGCTGTCTGAGATCTGGGATGTCCACGAATGA
- the Nr1h3 gene encoding oxysterols receptor LXR-alpha isoform X3: protein MSLWLEAPGPGVCPDSATELWKAETQDARAQGGSSCIVREEARMAQSAGSALRMGLEAAEPTALLPRAETFTEPTELRPPKRKKGPAPKMLGNELCSVCGDKASGFHYNVLSCEGCKGFFRRSVIKGARYACHSGGHCPMDTYMRRKCQECRLRKCLQAGMREECVLSEEQIRLKKLKRQEEEQTQATSVSPRVSSAPQVLPQLSPEQLGMIEKLVAAQQQCNRRSFSDRLRVTPWPIAPDPQSREARQQRFAHFTELAIVSVQEIVDFAKQLPGFLQLSREDQIALLKTSAIEVMLLETSRRYNPGSESITFLKDFSYNREDFAKAGLQVEFINPIFEFSRAMNELQLNDAEFALLIAISIFSADRPNVQDQLQVERLQHTYVEALHAYVSINHPHDRLMFPRMLMKLVSLRTLSSVHSEQVFALRLQDKKLPPLLSEIWDVHE, encoded by the exons ATGTCCTTGTGGCTGGAGGCTCCAGGACCTGGTGTTTGTCCTG ACTCGGCAACGGAACTGTGGAAGGCAGAAACCCAAGATGCAAGAGCCCAGGGAGGGAGCAGCTGCATCGTCAGGGAGGAAGCTAGGATGGCCCAGTCTGCTGGAAGTGCTTTGAGGATGGGGTTGGAGGCTGCAGAGCCCACAGCCCTGCTCCCCAGAGCCGAGACCTTTACAGAACCCACAG AGCTCCGTCCACCAAAGCGGAAAAAGGGGCCAGCCCCCAAAATGCTGGGGAACGAGCTGTGCAGTGTATGCGGGgacaaggcctctggcttccattACAATGTGCTGAGCTGCGAGGGCTGCAAGGGATTCTTCCGCCGCAGTGTCATCAAGGGCGCGCGATATGCTTGCCACAGCGGTGGCCACTGCCCCATGGACACCTACATGCGGAGGAAATGCCAGGAGTGTCGGCTGCGCAAATGCCTCCAGGCGGGCATGCGGGAGGAGT GTGTCTTGTCAGAAGAACAGATCCGCTTGAAGAAACTGAAGCGGCAAGAAGAAGAGCAGACTCAAGCCACGTCAGTGTCCCCCAGGGTTTCCTCAGCTCCCCAGGTCCTGCCACAGCTCAGCCCGGAGCAACTGGGCATGATTGAGAAGCTGGTTGCCGCCCAGCAACAGTGTAACAGACGCTCCTTTTCTGACCGACTGCGAGTCACG CCTTGGCCCATCGCACCTGACCCTCAGAGCCGGGAAGCCCGACAACAGCGCTTTGCCCATTTCACTGAGCTGGCCATCGTGTCTGTGCAGGAGATCGTTGACTTTGCCAAACAGCTCCCTGGCTTCCTGCAGCTCAGCAGGGAGGACCAGATCGCCTTGCTGAAGACCTCTGCGATTGAG GTGATGCTTCTGGAGACGTCACGGAGGTACAACCCTGGGAGCGAGAGCATCACCTTCCTCAAGGACTTCAGTTACAACCGGGAAGACTTTGCCAAAGCAG GGCTTCAGGTGGAGTTCATCAATCCCATCTTCGAGTTCTCCAGAGCCATGAACGAACTGCAGCTCAACGATGCCGAGTTTGCCTTGCTCATCGCCATCAGCATCTTCTCTGCAG ACCGGCCCAACGTGCAGGACCAGCTCCAGGTAGAGAGGCTGCAACACACGTATGTGGAGGCCCTGCATGCCTATGTCTCCATCAACCACCCCCAC gaCCGACTGATGTTCCCACGGATGCTAATGAAGTTGGTGAGCCTCCGGACATTGAGCAGCGTCCATTCAGAGCAAGTGTTTGCGCTCCGCCTGCAGGACAAAAAGCTTCCCCCGCTGCTGTCTGAGATCTGGGATGTCCACGAATGA
- the Nr1h3 gene encoding oxysterols receptor LXR-alpha isoform X1 yields the protein MCKGQKLTSPRFHMILESESMSWGLGAFFFCFFFFFSLKTGFLCVTWLSWNSLCRPGWPQTQGSSRLYLPEIKDSATELWKAETQDARAQGGSSCIVREEARMAQSAGSALRMGLEAAEPTALLPRAETFTEPTELRPPKRKKGPAPKMLGNELCSVCGDKASGFHYNVLSCEGCKGFFRRSVIKGARYACHSGGHCPMDTYMRRKCQECRLRKCLQAGMREECVLSEEQIRLKKLKRQEEEQTQATSVSPRVSSAPQVLPQLSPEQLGMIEKLVAAQQQCNRRSFSDRLRVTPWPIAPDPQSREARQQRFAHFTELAIVSVQEIVDFAKQLPGFLQLSREDQIALLKTSAIEVMLLETSRRYNPGSESITFLKDFSYNREDFAKAGLQVEFINPIFEFSRAMNELQLNDAEFALLIAISIFSADRPNVQDQLQVERLQHTYVEALHAYVSINHPHDRLMFPRMLMKLVSLRTLSSVHSEQVFALRLQDKKLPPLLSEIWDVHE from the exons ATGTGCAAAGGACAGAAACTGACTAGTCCTAGATTCCACATGATCCTGGAATCTGAAAGCATGAGCTGGGGCTTGGGtgccttctttttctgtttttttttttttttttctctcaagacagggttcctctgtgtaacgtggctgtcctggaactcactgtgtagaccaggctggcctcaaactcagggatcctcccgcctctacctcccagagattaaag ACTCGGCAACGGAACTGTGGAAGGCAGAAACCCAAGATGCAAGAGCCCAGGGAGGGAGCAGCTGCATCGTCAGGGAGGAAGCTAGGATGGCCCAGTCTGCTGGAAGTGCTTTGAGGATGGGGTTGGAGGCTGCAGAGCCCACAGCCCTGCTCCCCAGAGCCGAGACCTTTACAGAACCCACAG AGCTCCGTCCACCAAAGCGGAAAAAGGGGCCAGCCCCCAAAATGCTGGGGAACGAGCTGTGCAGTGTATGCGGGgacaaggcctctggcttccattACAATGTGCTGAGCTGCGAGGGCTGCAAGGGATTCTTCCGCCGCAGTGTCATCAAGGGCGCGCGATATGCTTGCCACAGCGGTGGCCACTGCCCCATGGACACCTACATGCGGAGGAAATGCCAGGAGTGTCGGCTGCGCAAATGCCTCCAGGCGGGCATGCGGGAGGAGT GTGTCTTGTCAGAAGAACAGATCCGCTTGAAGAAACTGAAGCGGCAAGAAGAAGAGCAGACTCAAGCCACGTCAGTGTCCCCCAGGGTTTCCTCAGCTCCCCAGGTCCTGCCACAGCTCAGCCCGGAGCAACTGGGCATGATTGAGAAGCTGGTTGCCGCCCAGCAACAGTGTAACAGACGCTCCTTTTCTGACCGACTGCGAGTCACG CCTTGGCCCATCGCACCTGACCCTCAGAGCCGGGAAGCCCGACAACAGCGCTTTGCCCATTTCACTGAGCTGGCCATCGTGTCTGTGCAGGAGATCGTTGACTTTGCCAAACAGCTCCCTGGCTTCCTGCAGCTCAGCAGGGAGGACCAGATCGCCTTGCTGAAGACCTCTGCGATTGAG GTGATGCTTCTGGAGACGTCACGGAGGTACAACCCTGGGAGCGAGAGCATCACCTTCCTCAAGGACTTCAGTTACAACCGGGAAGACTTTGCCAAAGCAG GGCTTCAGGTGGAGTTCATCAATCCCATCTTCGAGTTCTCCAGAGCCATGAACGAACTGCAGCTCAACGATGCCGAGTTTGCCTTGCTCATCGCCATCAGCATCTTCTCTGCAG ACCGGCCCAACGTGCAGGACCAGCTCCAGGTAGAGAGGCTGCAACACACGTATGTGGAGGCCCTGCATGCCTATGTCTCCATCAACCACCCCCAC gaCCGACTGATGTTCCCACGGATGCTAATGAAGTTGGTGAGCCTCCGGACATTGAGCAGCGTCCATTCAGAGCAAGTGTTTGCGCTCCGCCTGCAGGACAAAAAGCTTCCCCCGCTGCTGTCTGAGATCTGGGATGTCCACGAATGA